In one Gammaproteobacteria bacterium genomic region, the following are encoded:
- a CDS encoding elongation factor Tu, whose product QMKVELIAPIAMEDGLRFAIREGGRTVGAGVVAKIIE is encoded by the coding sequence CCAGATGAAGGTGGAGCTGATTGCGCCGATCGCGATGGAAGACGGCCTGCGTTTTGCTATCCGTGAGGGTGGCCGGACCGTGGGTGCCGGCGTGGTTGCCAAGATTATTGAGTAA